One window of Steroidobacteraceae bacterium genomic DNA carries:
- a CDS encoding DUF4350 domain-containing protein codes for MNTSATRMASVLAALAAALLFFLMFLLPRSPERAREAISRPVSSESRSNGYLLLQRWLQDSGFEVRALRSPYTSLGEIAGADHGNLLLVTLPGARPIRTDEQLALERWLRNGNTLVVMAALTDAPDWSQAFGGVALADIAALTGLDFESTTQRESRLAGRRTVRPAPSVELLARPQERRMVPRQPHPLFDRVGAVAGVADYTQQDWLLRVPFDSFAAELAADSGSGIGTAFVKLVGKGKILLLTMGSPLTNRAIERADNARFAANLFAANVAPAGVVIFDDAHQGVADTYDAASFYADPRLYLSILVLLLTWFSWVVGGTALVLPVRIEAPAQADLLNASAAFLARVVRPADAAVTLVQQFVRSVSTRLRLAPDPQSFWQWLARHPRVASADLARVSSMARTAGSGGKVDLLRLRNLLVKIDRQIP; via the coding sequence ATGAATACCTCGGCGACCCGCATGGCCTCGGTGCTGGCTGCCCTCGCGGCCGCGCTGCTGTTCTTCCTGATGTTTCTCCTGCCGCGCAGTCCGGAGCGCGCGCGCGAAGCCATCTCGCGGCCGGTCAGCAGCGAGTCGCGCAGCAACGGCTATTTGTTGCTGCAGCGCTGGCTGCAGGACAGCGGCTTCGAAGTGCGTGCACTGCGATCGCCGTATACGAGCCTCGGAGAGATTGCAGGCGCCGATCATGGCAATCTCCTGCTGGTTACATTGCCGGGCGCCCGGCCGATCCGCACGGATGAACAATTGGCGCTCGAGCGCTGGCTGCGCAATGGCAACACGCTGGTGGTGATGGCGGCACTGACCGACGCGCCGGACTGGTCGCAGGCGTTCGGTGGCGTGGCACTTGCGGACATTGCTGCGCTCACCGGGCTCGATTTCGAATCCACCACGCAACGCGAGTCCCGCCTGGCCGGCCGTCGCACGGTGCGACCGGCGCCATCTGTCGAGCTGCTGGCCCGTCCGCAGGAGCGGCGCATGGTGCCGCGCCAGCCTCATCCCTTGTTCGACAGGGTTGGTGCCGTGGCCGGCGTTGCGGACTACACCCAGCAGGATTGGCTGCTGCGTGTTCCATTCGACAGCTTTGCTGCCGAACTCGCTGCCGATAGCGGCTCGGGAATCGGCACGGCTTTCGTCAAACTCGTCGGCAAGGGCAAGATACTCCTGCTCACCATGGGCAGCCCGCTGACGAACCGGGCGATCGAGCGGGCCGACAATGCGCGTTTCGCCGCCAACCTGTTCGCCGCCAATGTTGCGCCGGCGGGTGTCGTCATCTTCGACGATGCGCACCAGGGTGTTGCGGATACCTACGATGCCGCAAGCTTCTACGCCGATCCCCGCCTGTACCTCAGCATCCTCGTGCTGCTGTTGACCTGGTTTTCCTGGGTCGTCGGTGGCACCGCATTGGTCCTGCCCGTGCGCATCGAGGCTCCTGCCCAGGCCGACCTGCTGAACGCGAGCGCCGCGTTCCTCGCCCGAGTGGTGCGCCCCGCAGACGCGGCCGTCACGCTCGTCCAGCAATTCGTGCGGTCGGTTTCGACGCGCCTGCGGCTTGCGCCGGATCCGCAATCGTTCTGGCAATGGCTCGCGCGCCATCCTCGTGTAGCATCGGCGGATCTGGCGCGCGTTTCGAGCATGGCGCGGACCGCGGGCAGCGGCGGCAAGGTCGATCTGCTGCGCTTGCGCAACTTGCTGGTCAAGATCGACAGGCAGATACCATGA
- a CDS encoding peptidylprolyl isomerase codes for MRFETNLGQIEIELFEKEAPISSANFRQYVDDAFYDGTIFHRVIPGFVIQGGGLEAGMAQRKTRAPIRNESDNGLKNLRGTLSMARTNDVDSATSQFFINLVDNDFLNHNGRQHGYAVFGCVTAGMDVVDSIAAVPTTTRRGHQDVPRDDVTVMRASLLGAAG; via the coding sequence ATTCGCTTCGAGACCAACCTGGGTCAAATCGAAATCGAGTTGTTCGAGAAGGAAGCGCCGATCAGCAGCGCCAATTTCCGCCAGTATGTGGACGATGCGTTCTACGACGGCACGATTTTCCATCGGGTAATCCCCGGATTCGTCATCCAGGGCGGCGGTCTCGAAGCGGGCATGGCGCAACGCAAGACACGCGCGCCGATACGCAACGAATCCGACAACGGACTCAAGAACCTGCGCGGTACGCTGTCCATGGCGCGCACCAATGACGTCGACAGCGCAACGTCGCAATTCTTCATCAACCTGGTCGACAACGATTTTCTCAACCACAACGGCCGGCAACACGGCTACGCGGTCTTCGGATGCGTAACGGCCGGCATGGATGTCGTCGACAGCATTGCCGCCGTACCGACGACGACCCGGCGAGGTCACCAGGACGTTCCGAGGGACGATGTGACGGTAATGCGCGCCTCTCTCCTCGGCGCCGCCGGCTAG
- the prfA gene encoding peptide chain release factor 1, which translates to MKEGIRQKLERTVDRFEEIRRLLADPEVIAQQQRFVDLSREYARLEPVADAYRAYRSLESDRRAASDMTSDDDPALRELGHEELQRLGQVMTEQERELSVMLLPRDDRDEQNVFLEVRAGTGGDEAAIFAGDLLRMYTRYAEGRGMKIETLSENPGEHGGYREVICRVSCGNPFSRLKFESGVHRVQRVPQTEAQGRIHTSACTVAILPEPQENAEIEINPAELRIDTYRASGAGGQHVNKTDSAVRITHLPTGIVVECQDERSQHKNRSRAMHLLQAKLIDMERSRREAEVAATRKLQVGSGDRSERIRTYNYPQGRVTDHRINLTLYKLDDILNGQLDALIDPLLAEYQAQLLAGDG; encoded by the coding sequence ATGAAGGAAGGCATCCGCCAGAAGCTGGAGCGTACGGTTGACCGGTTCGAGGAGATTCGCCGGCTGCTGGCCGATCCCGAGGTCATCGCGCAGCAACAGCGATTCGTCGATCTGTCGCGGGAGTACGCAAGGCTCGAACCGGTTGCCGACGCCTACCGTGCCTATCGAAGCCTGGAGAGCGACCGCCGCGCGGCCTCCGACATGACCAGCGACGACGATCCGGCGCTGCGAGAACTCGGGCACGAGGAGCTGCAGCGCCTCGGCCAGGTGATGACCGAACAGGAACGCGAGCTGTCGGTCATGTTGCTGCCGCGCGATGACCGCGATGAACAGAACGTATTCCTGGAAGTGCGCGCCGGCACCGGCGGCGATGAAGCTGCGATCTTCGCCGGCGACCTGCTTCGCATGTATACGCGTTATGCCGAGGGTCGCGGCATGAAAATCGAGACGCTGTCGGAGAATCCGGGCGAGCATGGCGGCTATCGCGAGGTGATCTGCCGAGTCAGTTGCGGCAACCCGTTTTCGCGCCTGAAGTTCGAATCGGGCGTGCACCGGGTACAACGCGTGCCACAGACCGAGGCCCAGGGACGCATTCATACCTCGGCCTGCACGGTGGCGATCCTCCCGGAGCCGCAGGAGAACGCCGAGATCGAGATCAATCCTGCGGAGCTGCGCATCGATACCTACCGCGCCTCCGGCGCGGGTGGACAGCACGTCAACAAGACGGATTCGGCGGTGCGGATCACGCATTTGCCAACCGGCATCGTGGTCGAGTGCCAGGACGAGCGCTCACAACACAAGAACCGCTCGCGGGCGATGCACCTGCTGCAGGCCAAACTCATCGACATGGAGCGATCACGTCGCGAAGCGGAGGTCGCGGCCACGCGCAAACTGCAGGTTGGCAGCGGCGATCGCTCGGAGCGCATCAGGACCTACAATTATCCGCAAGGTCGCGTGACGGATCACCGTATCAATCTGACTCTTTATAAGCTCGACGACATCCTCAACGGCCAGCTGGATGCCCTGATCGATCCCCTGCTGGCCGAGTATCAGGCGCAATTGCTGGCCGGCGATGGCTGA
- the prmC gene encoding peptide chain release factor N(5)-glutamine methyltransferase, translated as MTDTITDGPCDTIGAALALAESVLQPLGEHAPVEARRLVAAALRLPVATTVATAERVLTDAEQVRLRDWLRRRAAGQPLAYLRGEKEFWSLPLLVDPNVLVPRPETELVVERALALGTGSGLQVLDLGTGSGAIAAALARERRDWQITAVERSDAARAVAAKNFARLTPGNVELLPGEWFDALGERQFDMVLSNPPYLAANDSALHDDGVRAEPREALVAGASGMEALFFIIANAPMHLRDGGWLILEHGGTQQRTVADALANAGFAHVRCHADLAGWPRVSEGRLQGTLRRTL; from the coding sequence ATGACCGACACTATAACGGACGGGCCCTGCGACACAATCGGCGCCGCACTCGCATTGGCCGAGAGCGTCCTGCAGCCCTTGGGCGAGCACGCACCCGTCGAGGCGAGGCGACTGGTGGCCGCTGCGCTTCGGCTGCCCGTCGCGACAACGGTCGCGACAGCCGAGCGCGTATTGACCGACGCCGAGCAAGTGCGATTGCGCGACTGGCTGCGACGCCGCGCCGCCGGCCAGCCCCTGGCCTATCTGCGCGGCGAGAAGGAATTCTGGTCACTGCCCCTGTTGGTCGACCCGAACGTCCTCGTGCCGCGGCCGGAGACGGAACTCGTCGTCGAGCGCGCATTGGCGCTCGGCACCGGGTCGGGCCTGCAAGTGCTCGATCTGGGTACCGGCAGCGGCGCCATCGCCGCGGCGCTTGCCCGGGAGCGGCGCGACTGGCAAATCACTGCGGTCGAGCGCAGCGATGCCGCGCGCGCCGTGGCCGCGAAGAATTTCGCCCGTCTCACGCCGGGCAACGTCGAATTGCTGCCGGGCGAGTGGTTCGATGCCCTTGGTGAGCGGCAATTCGACATGGTGCTGTCGAATCCGCCCTATCTCGCCGCCAACGATTCCGCGCTGCATGATGACGGCGTGCGGGCCGAGCCGCGTGAAGCGCTGGTGGCCGGAGCAAGCGGCATGGAGGCGCTCTTTTTCATAATAGCGAACGCGCCAATGCATTTGCGCGACGGCGGCTGGTTGATACTCGAGCATGGTGGCACGCAGCAACGCACGGTCGCGGACGCACTTGCCAATGCCGGGTTTGCTCACGTACGCTGCCACGCCGATCTCGCCGGGTGGCCGCGTGTCAGCGAAGGCCGCCTGCAGGGTACATTACGGAGAACACTTTGA
- a CDS encoding tetratricopeptide repeat protein: protein MRILFICLALATSAIAAPPTQYELAQQAELAFNQGECRQAAETYLQAANASQSAAVAARAADVAVECDQLDTAAVAVTRWLELAPEDRNARRFEALLAMQQFRLQDATRALERAMPEGAAERDEFIDGVVPVASDAAGAYAVLRAFEPALKFDTLGDASLTTMIELAMQANQLKKAAQWNAVLMKRNAAEAQAQQLQSRIDALRGRADEALQAARRAAALDKESFRFAPAETLAILDRKEAAYAEYSSFLDSDAADEASRRLALLAYSSGDFDDAEKRFRDRMQATAGAGEALYYLAVIAERRGDREEALRRYQQLIEAGAGLAVRVRAARLQLAGGERDAAMALLDDVSLASAQQRLPTELTRAQLLTEGGAPDDAITHLQALLQQYPGHSQVRYQLAAAQERAGRIDDAVATFDKLLADRPGDPNLQNALGYTLVDHGRELKRGNRLIAEALGEMPDSPAILDSMGWSLVAQKRPAAALEYFERAYRQLRDSEIAAHWGEALWQLGRKSEARAIWARALVYQPDSQPLRRTIERLTANEKS, encoded by the coding sequence ATGCGCATACTGTTCATCTGTCTGGCGCTGGCGACGAGCGCAATCGCCGCTCCACCAACCCAGTACGAGCTCGCGCAGCAGGCCGAGCTCGCGTTCAACCAGGGCGAATGCCGACAAGCCGCCGAAACCTATCTGCAGGCTGCCAACGCGAGCCAGTCGGCTGCGGTTGCGGCCCGCGCGGCTGATGTCGCCGTCGAGTGCGATCAGCTCGACACGGCAGCGGTTGCGGTCACCCGATGGCTCGAGCTGGCGCCTGAGGATCGCAATGCGCGGCGATTCGAGGCGCTCCTCGCCATGCAGCAGTTTCGTCTGCAGGATGCCACTCGCGCGCTCGAGCGGGCGATGCCCGAGGGCGCCGCGGAGCGCGATGAATTCATCGACGGTGTCGTGCCGGTGGCAAGCGACGCGGCCGGCGCGTATGCCGTGCTGCGTGCCTTCGAACCGGCGCTCAAGTTCGACACCCTGGGCGATGCCTCGCTCACGACCATGATCGAACTGGCCATGCAAGCGAATCAGCTCAAGAAGGCAGCGCAATGGAACGCCGTTCTCATGAAGCGCAATGCTGCCGAAGCGCAGGCGCAGCAACTGCAATCGCGCATCGACGCCCTGCGCGGCCGCGCGGACGAGGCCTTGCAGGCAGCACGGCGTGCGGCTGCTCTCGACAAGGAGTCCTTCCGTTTTGCGCCGGCAGAGACACTTGCGATCCTCGATCGCAAGGAAGCCGCCTACGCCGAATACTCTTCCTTTCTCGATAGTGATGCGGCCGATGAGGCGAGTCGCCGGTTGGCGCTTCTTGCCTATTCGAGCGGCGATTTCGACGATGCGGAAAAGCGCTTTCGCGATCGCATGCAAGCGACTGCCGGCGCTGGCGAGGCGCTCTATTACCTGGCGGTCATTGCCGAGCGGCGTGGTGATCGCGAAGAAGCATTGCGGCGCTACCAGCAACTGATCGAAGCCGGCGCCGGGCTCGCCGTGCGCGTGCGCGCTGCGCGGCTGCAACTTGCGGGCGGCGAGCGCGATGCGGCCATGGCATTGCTCGATGACGTTTCTCTCGCGTCCGCCCAACAGCGCCTGCCGACCGAATTGACCCGAGCCCAGTTGCTCACCGAAGGCGGCGCGCCTGACGATGCCATCACCCATCTGCAGGCCCTGCTGCAGCAATATCCCGGACATTCTCAGGTGCGCTACCAGCTGGCGGCCGCACAGGAGCGAGCCGGCCGCATCGACGACGCGGTTGCGACCTTCGATAAACTGCTCGCCGATCGTCCCGGCGATCCAAATCTGCAAAACGCCCTTGGTTATACGCTCGTCGATCATGGCCGCGAGCTGAAACGTGGCAACCGGCTCATTGCCGAGGCGCTCGGCGAAATGCCGGACTCGCCCGCGATTCTCGACAGCATGGGCTGGTCGCTGGTTGCGCAGAAGCGGCCTGCGGCGGCACTGGAATATTTCGAACGCGCCTATCGGCAGTTGCGTGACAGTGAAATTGCCGCGCACTGGGGCGAGGCGCTATGGCAACTCGGTCGCAAGAGCGAGGCGCGCGCGATCTGGGCGCGTGCACTCGTGTATCAACCCGACTCGCAGCCGCTGCGCCGCACGATCGAAAGGCTCACGGCCAACGAAAAATCATGA
- a CDS encoding stage II sporulation protein M: protein MTGPELPATTDGAFEQRDSGAIAQHAEQMRRGTATPAEAIAVLHDYRQLAQQLARVRRAAPRGAERDRLESAYLRLHGIIHRPAIQPRHWPLLLFGAQLPATVWALRKHIAWVALLFVLSIAAGHWLTQSYPDLVALFASPQMVATVERGELWTDSLLNVFPGSVLSAEILTNNVVVALFAYCAGFLFGLGTFYIVTLNGLLLGSLFAFTSQHGIADRLFAFIIAHGPVELGCVCLAGAAGAAVGEAIARPPNGLRSDAFRSAIARTWKLMLVLCILLIGCGFIEGFISPNPGVSLAARITIGAGYFLCAAALLLLPRRWRRSDTPLTA, encoded by the coding sequence ATGACAGGACCAGAACTGCCCGCGACGACCGATGGCGCTTTCGAACAGCGGGACTCCGGCGCCATCGCGCAGCACGCTGAGCAAATGCGTCGCGGCACGGCTACGCCTGCCGAAGCGATTGCGGTACTGCACGACTACCGCCAACTGGCACAACAACTGGCCCGCGTGCGCCGCGCGGCACCGCGCGGCGCAGAGCGTGATCGGCTCGAGTCGGCCTACCTGCGGCTGCACGGCATCATCCATCGGCCCGCCATCCAGCCGCGGCACTGGCCCCTGCTGTTGTTCGGGGCACAGTTGCCGGCAACGGTCTGGGCGCTGCGCAAACACATCGCCTGGGTTGCACTGCTGTTCGTGCTGTCGATTGCCGCTGGCCACTGGCTGACCCAGAGCTATCCGGACCTGGTGGCGTTATTCGCATCGCCGCAGATGGTCGCAACCGTCGAGCGCGGCGAGTTGTGGACCGACAGCCTGCTGAATGTTTTTCCGGGATCGGTACTCAGTGCCGAGATCCTGACCAACAACGTCGTCGTGGCATTGTTCGCCTATTGCGCCGGCTTCCTGTTCGGCCTCGGCACGTTCTACATCGTCACCCTGAATGGGCTGCTGCTCGGCAGCCTGTTTGCGTTCACATCGCAGCACGGAATCGCGGACCGGCTGTTTGCGTTCATCATCGCCCACGGCCCGGTTGAACTCGGCTGCGTATGCCTCGCGGGGGCCGCAGGGGCGGCCGTGGGCGAAGCGATCGCGCGCCCGCCCAACGGCCTGCGCTCCGATGCGTTTCGATCTGCCATCGCCCGTACCTGGAAGCTCATGCTGGTCCTGTGCATTTTGCTGATCGGCTGCGGATTCATCGAGGGATTCATCTCGCCGAACCCGGGCGTATCGCTCGCGGCGCGGATCACGATCGGCGCCGGATATTTTCTCTGCGCCGCTGCCCTGCTGTTGCTGCCGCGTCGCTGGCGGCGCTCAGATACGCCGCTGACGGCGTAA
- the mtgA gene encoding monofunctional biosynthetic peptidoglycan transglycosylase yields the protein MLLLPLVAISASALVVLTLRWFDPPTSAFMLGSMLDGDPAGTSGSRKVDYRWRDLGQISPYAAVAVVAAEDQNFAHHNGFDFKAIREAMSHNATGKRVRGASTISQQVAKNLFLWRKRSYPRKLLEAWYTVLIEAFWPKERILEVYLNVAQFGSGIYGVEAAAQRFYSRPAARLNREQCAMLAAVLPNPLRFRARRPGRYLVGRQRWILAQMSDLGDRDYLAGLRANASQPVRGN from the coding sequence GTGCTGCTGCTTCCGCTCGTCGCGATTTCAGCGAGCGCCCTGGTGGTGCTAACGTTGCGCTGGTTCGATCCGCCGACTTCGGCTTTCATGCTGGGCTCCATGCTGGATGGCGACCCGGCCGGCACGAGCGGCTCGCGCAAAGTCGACTACCGCTGGCGCGACCTCGGGCAAATCTCGCCCTATGCGGCGGTCGCGGTGGTCGCGGCGGAGGATCAGAACTTCGCGCACCACAATGGCTTTGACTTCAAGGCAATTCGCGAAGCGATGTCGCACAACGCGACCGGCAAGCGGGTTCGCGGCGCCAGCACCATTTCGCAGCAGGTCGCGAAGAACCTGTTCCTCTGGCGCAAGCGCAGCTATCCGCGCAAGCTGCTCGAAGCCTGGTACACCGTGTTGATCGAGGCGTTCTGGCCCAAGGAGCGCATCCTCGAGGTCTATCTCAATGTCGCGCAGTTCGGCTCAGGCATCTACGGCGTCGAAGCGGCGGCACAGCGGTTCTATTCACGCCCGGCGGCGCGGCTCAACCGCGAACAATGCGCCATGCTCGCGGCTGTGCTGCCCAATCCACTGCGCTTTCGCGCTCGCCGGCCAGGGCGCTACCTGGTCGGCAGGCAGCGCTGGATACTCGCGCAGATGAGTGATCTCGGCGACCGGGATTACCTTGCCGGGCTGCGTGCGAACGCCTCGCAGCCGGTGCGCGGCAACTAG
- a CDS encoding MoxR family ATPase gives MSNHIRELESQLQRELGRAVIGNRAAIRALTVALTARGHVLLQGAPGLGKTLLARSVAAVIGGSFRRVQGTADLMPADIIGVSIYDEVARQFVFHPGPLFADVVLVDEINRAGPKTQSALLEAMAERQVSTEQGVQKLDPNFLVIATQNPHEFEGTFPLPESQLDRFMLCVNLLYPPADEEVQILERYGATMTETVSLPQMRIVEADLLSAARDEAEGMHVSPALHSYVIALANATRERTDIAVGLSSRGALALLRAARVVAGLRGGDFVTPEDVKEAAPWVIGHRLSLGAEAALRAVSAQQIIDEVLGATPVPR, from the coding sequence ATGAGCAATCACATTCGCGAACTCGAATCTCAGCTGCAGCGGGAACTGGGCCGCGCCGTCATCGGTAACCGCGCGGCCATCCGGGCCCTCACGGTTGCGCTCACGGCGCGCGGGCACGTGTTGTTGCAAGGCGCGCCGGGCCTCGGCAAGACCCTGCTGGCTCGCTCCGTGGCAGCGGTGATCGGCGGCTCCTTCCGCCGCGTGCAGGGAACGGCGGATCTGATGCCAGCGGATATCATCGGCGTGAGCATCTATGACGAAGTCGCCCGGCAATTCGTCTTTCATCCCGGACCGTTGTTTGCAGATGTGGTCCTGGTCGATGAGATCAATCGCGCGGGACCCAAGACGCAGTCCGCGCTGCTCGAGGCGATGGCCGAGCGGCAGGTGAGCACCGAGCAGGGCGTCCAGAAGCTCGATCCCAATTTCCTGGTGATCGCGACACAGAATCCGCACGAGTTCGAGGGAACATTCCCGCTGCCCGAATCACAACTCGATCGTTTCATGCTCTGCGTCAATCTTCTCTACCCGCCCGCGGACGAAGAAGTCCAGATCCTCGAGCGCTACGGCGCCACCATGACCGAGACCGTTTCATTGCCGCAGATGCGCATCGTCGAGGCCGACCTGTTGAGCGCGGCCCGGGACGAAGCCGAAGGCATGCACGTATCGCCCGCTCTGCACAGCTATGTCATCGCGCTCGCCAATGCGACCCGCGAACGGACCGACATTGCCGTCGGCCTCTCGAGTCGCGGTGCGCTGGCATTGTTACGCGCGGCTCGCGTCGTCGCGGGTCTGCGCGGCGGTGATTTCGTCACGCCGGAAGACGTCAAGGAGGCCGCGCCCTGGGTGATCGGGCACAGGTTGTCGCTCGGCGCCGAAGCGGCATTGCGTGCCGTCTCGGCGCAGCAGATCATCGACGAAGTGCTGGGCGCGACACCGGTCCCTCGATAA
- a CDS encoding RDD family protein: protein MADDDPLARTGLRVMIESPTGVAVQLPIAGPGARAYAFFIDWMIRAAAAAAWYVCGAALYNRGAGIGPPSEISASWYAAVIAPATAIYFLYHFVLEPAMHGQTPGKRLAHVRIVDLHGARCGVNALLIRNVFRLIDSLPGVYGLGLATTLLTRQHVRLGDLAAGTVLVYDRPAETHASAGGLPR, encoded by the coding sequence ATGGCTGACGACGATCCATTGGCCCGCACGGGATTGCGGGTGATGATAGAAAGTCCGACCGGAGTTGCGGTGCAGCTGCCTATTGCCGGCCCCGGCGCGCGCGCCTACGCGTTCTTCATCGACTGGATGATTCGCGCAGCGGCAGCCGCCGCGTGGTACGTGTGCGGCGCAGCGCTTTACAATCGCGGCGCAGGCATTGGCCCGCCGAGCGAGATCAGCGCATCGTGGTACGCGGCTGTGATTGCGCCTGCGACGGCCATTTATTTTCTCTATCACTTCGTGCTCGAACCTGCCATGCATGGCCAGACACCCGGCAAGCGCCTTGCACACGTGCGCATTGTGGATCTGCATGGCGCCCGCTGCGGCGTCAACGCCCTGCTGATACGCAACGTATTTCGACTCATCGACAGCCTGCCCGGAGTCTACGGGCTCGGTCTTGCGACGACGCTGCTCACCCGCCAGCATGTGCGTCTGGGCGATCTGGCTGCGGGCACGGTGCTCGTCTACGATCGCCCGGCCGAAACTCACGCCTCTGCCGGCGGATTGCCAAGATGA
- a CDS encoding DUF58 domain-containing protein: protein MHVAERGYLLIVLAAILAIVAIWSADPAVSFLWGWPLLLLLGGIAIEGALMRRAQPTLEVTPPDILLLGRDAAVDFSIQNPARRFLQLQYAPVLPAQLALSMPTGVMRLAPAAANRGQLRVTAVRLGAARLPAWRARLLGRFSLAWWDTELATSSQIEVVPDSPALAGSRTSAWIGGGRSLPVAGAGFELLQLRPYRSGDPLGRIDWKSSARSNALVSREYSEDRHLEVVIALDAGRLSRLRAGHLDRYGLYTNVAARFAERLSLAGDRVGLVVFADVPLIEVAPTMGYAAVRRLRDAMASISAQPVESDPFAAAAVIRRQLRRRSLVVMLSDFGDSSGAEGMLAAQRLLTPPHLMLVGALQDEATLSAANGAARHWLDPWRALAAREQIERMQLQAQQMTQRGAAVVLASERQLGDALMLRFGQLRRQRRI, encoded by the coding sequence ATGCACGTTGCCGAACGGGGTTATCTGCTGATCGTCCTGGCAGCGATACTCGCGATCGTGGCGATCTGGTCAGCGGATCCGGCCGTCTCCTTTCTTTGGGGCTGGCCATTGCTCCTGCTGCTCGGTGGCATCGCGATCGAAGGGGCGTTGATGCGTCGTGCGCAGCCGACGCTCGAAGTGACACCACCTGATATTCTGCTGCTCGGGCGCGATGCTGCTGTCGATTTCAGCATTCAGAATCCCGCCCGACGCTTCCTCCAGCTGCAATACGCCCCGGTCCTGCCAGCGCAGCTCGCCTTGTCGATGCCAACCGGCGTCATGCGGCTCGCACCGGCCGCAGCCAATCGCGGTCAGCTGCGAGTTACGGCCGTGCGGTTAGGCGCCGCACGACTGCCCGCATGGCGCGCGCGTCTGCTCGGCCGGTTTTCACTCGCCTGGTGGGATACCGAGCTCGCCACTTCGTCGCAGATCGAGGTCGTCCCGGACAGTCCAGCGCTCGCTGGCAGCCGCACATCCGCCTGGATCGGAGGTGGGCGCAGTCTGCCGGTCGCCGGCGCAGGCTTCGAGCTCCTGCAGCTTCGCCCCTATCGCAGCGGCGATCCGCTCGGCAGAATCGACTGGAAGTCCTCGGCGCGCAGCAACGCTCTCGTCAGCCGCGAATACAGCGAAGATCGGCATCTGGAAGTCGTGATTGCACTCGATGCGGGGCGGCTGAGCCGTTTGCGCGCCGGGCATCTGGATCGCTACGGTCTATATACCAACGTCGCGGCCCGTTTCGCCGAACGATTGTCGCTTGCTGGTGATCGCGTCGGACTGGTCGTGTTCGCCGATGTGCCGCTCATCGAGGTGGCACCCACGATGGGCTACGCCGCTGTGCGGCGCTTGCGCGACGCAATGGCCTCGATCAGCGCGCAGCCTGTCGAATCGGATCCGTTCGCCGCCGCGGCGGTCATTCGTCGCCAACTGCGGCGGCGCAGCCTGGTTGTGATGCTGAGCGATTTCGGCGACAGTAGCGGCGCGGAGGGCATGCTTGCGGCACAACGATTGCTGACCCCGCCGCACCTGATGTTGGTCGGCGCTTTGCAGGATGAGGCCACGCTGTCCGCCGCGAACGGCGCGGCCCGACACTGGCTCGATCCATGGCGCGCGCTCGCCGCGCGCGAGCAGATCGAGCGCATGCAATTGCAGGCACAACAGATGACGCAACGTGGCGCTGCGGTTGTTCTGGCGAGTGAGCGCCAGCTCGGCGATGCGCTGATGCTCCGCTTCGGACAATTACGCCGTCAGCGGCGTATCTGA